Proteins encoded together in one Chitinophaga varians window:
- a CDS encoding S1 RNA-binding domain-containing protein: protein MIKVGEYNLLRVKKEADFGVYLEGVDQEILLPSRFVPKGTKIGDELEVFLYHDSENRLIATTQKPYGIAGDIVNLKAVSVTKQGAFLDWGLMKDLFVPQSQQLTRMVPGQEYLVRIYIDELTGRLAATEKIDRFLSNENLTVKEMDPVDLVVYRRTDIGYVVIINNRHTGILHHNELFRSVEVGDKLKGFIRGIREDKIDVVLGQAGYKRVEDEGEKILRLLQENNGYLPYHDKSTPEEIQEFFGMSKKTFKMTIGNLYKQRKIIFTQTGIKEADPDQ from the coding sequence ATGATAAAGGTGGGTGAGTATAACCTGTTAAGGGTTAAAAAAGAAGCTGATTTCGGCGTATATCTGGAAGGTGTGGACCAGGAAATACTGCTGCCATCACGGTTTGTGCCTAAAGGCACCAAAATAGGCGATGAACTGGAAGTATTCCTGTACCACGATTCGGAAAACAGGCTGATCGCCACTACGCAGAAACCCTACGGCATCGCCGGGGATATCGTGAACCTGAAAGCGGTCAGCGTTACCAAACAGGGCGCTTTCCTGGATTGGGGCCTCATGAAAGACCTGTTCGTGCCACAGTCCCAGCAACTGACCCGCATGGTGCCCGGACAGGAATACCTCGTGAGAATATATATCGATGAACTGACCGGCCGCCTTGCCGCGACTGAAAAAATAGACCGTTTCCTCAGCAATGAAAACCTGACAGTAAAGGAGATGGACCCCGTCGACCTGGTGGTGTACCGCCGTACTGATATCGGTTATGTAGTGATCATCAACAACCGGCACACCGGTATCCTGCACCACAACGAACTGTTCCGCAGCGTGGAAGTGGGAGACAAGCTCAAAGGCTTTATCCGCGGCATCCGGGAAGACAAAATCGATGTGGTGCTTGGCCAGGCCGGTTACAAACGCGTGGAAGATGAAGGGGAAAAGATACTCCGCCTGCTACAGGAAAACAACGGTTATCTGCCCTATCATGATAAATCCACCCCTGAAGAAATACAGGAGTTCTTCGGCATGAGCAAAAAAACGTTTAAGATGACGATCGGAAATCTCTATAAACAACGAAAAATCATCTTCACGCAAACAGGTATCAAAGAAGCTGATCCTGATCAATAG
- a CDS encoding DUF1634 domain-containing protein: protein MKRLFSKHFWADKDVQQLIGKQLRVGVITSSIIVFLGGMVYLYRHGHEAPDYGTFAGVRQGLDNLPGILQGIMQGKGMNVIQLGIVLLIATPIVRIALSVFAFLLEKDYLYVVITLIVLGVITFSMVGGLERL, encoded by the coding sequence ATGAAGCGTTTATTCTCAAAACATTTCTGGGCCGATAAGGACGTGCAGCAACTGATCGGTAAGCAGCTCCGGGTGGGCGTTATTACGTCCAGCATCATCGTGTTTCTCGGAGGAATGGTATATCTGTACCGTCATGGACATGAAGCGCCCGACTATGGCACTTTTGCCGGCGTGCGGCAGGGGCTGGACAATCTGCCGGGCATATTGCAGGGCATTATGCAGGGAAAAGGCATGAATGTGATCCAGCTGGGCATTGTACTGTTGATTGCCACGCCTATTGTCCGCATTGCACTTTCCGTTTTTGCTTTTTTACTGGAGAAGGATTATCTCTATGTGGTCATTACCCTGATTGTATTGGGTGTGATCACCTTCAGTATGGTAGGGGGATTGGAGCGATTGTGA
- a CDS encoding DHA2 family efflux MFS transporter permease subunit, with protein MRDVNRTGILIVIIMGTTMAGIDSSIVNISLPVMSKQFNCTLSEIEWVITVYMLSFSVLMPLTNWLKNRIGFFNLYIGAISLFTLGSLLCALSTTLPSLLVGRVVQALGGGAMAPTSMAIISYVFPARVRGAVLGWWGLGNLVGPAIGPTLGGILTEQFGWPSIFYINLPIGVITVILSFKYLDVLRSQPKLKLPFDLMGFTLLTVFLVCLQYGVARAEVLGISSPEILITLGVALVALICFVLLDRRQKAPIIDLQLFSNYSFVSCILVTISRAAALFGGLFLMPFLLQEQMGFSEGVSGLLILPNSAFMAALMPFAGKWSDKHGSREISMLGIMLLAVSMYLFSILDRGSDIWSVITAMTVRGLGMGLLLAPLNAATLSSVRPAEVTMASSVSTLMQQVGGAIGIAVLAIITQTTYNNHVLAGATSMRAHHLALREGFNISLIILLVTLVPAWFLPRRNVVLKDVDAHIDT; from the coding sequence ATGAGAGATGTCAACAGGACCGGTATTCTGATAGTGATCATCATGGGTACCACCATGGCGGGGATAGATTCGAGCATTGTCAATATATCCCTGCCCGTTATGAGTAAACAATTCAATTGTACGCTGAGCGAAATTGAATGGGTGATCACCGTCTACATGCTGAGTTTTTCTGTGCTTATGCCGCTCACCAACTGGTTAAAGAACAGAATCGGTTTTTTCAATCTTTATATCGGCGCTATTTCCCTCTTTACTTTGGGTTCGTTGTTATGTGCTTTGTCCACCACGTTGCCATCATTACTGGTAGGCCGTGTGGTACAGGCTTTAGGCGGCGGCGCCATGGCGCCCACTTCCATGGCCATCATCTCCTATGTGTTTCCGGCGAGGGTGCGGGGCGCTGTTTTAGGCTGGTGGGGCCTGGGCAACCTGGTGGGGCCGGCTATCGGACCTACGCTGGGTGGTATCCTGACAGAACAGTTCGGATGGCCTTCCATCTTCTACATCAACCTGCCCATAGGTGTTATCACCGTGATACTGTCTTTCAAATACCTGGACGTACTGCGCAGCCAGCCCAAATTAAAACTCCCTTTCGATCTGATGGGTTTTACTTTGCTGACTGTTTTCCTGGTGTGCCTGCAATATGGCGTGGCCCGTGCCGAGGTGCTGGGCATCAGTTCTCCCGAAATCCTTATTACGCTGGGCGTGGCGCTGGTGGCATTGATATGTTTTGTTTTGCTGGACCGCCGGCAGAAGGCGCCGATCATTGATCTGCAACTGTTCAGCAACTATTCATTTGTCAGTTGTATACTGGTCACTATTTCGCGTGCTGCTGCCTTGTTTGGCGGTTTGTTTCTCATGCCTTTTCTGTTGCAGGAGCAGATGGGTTTTTCAGAAGGCGTATCAGGGCTGCTGATATTGCCTAACTCGGCCTTTATGGCCGCCCTGATGCCATTTGCCGGTAAATGGTCCGATAAACACGGCTCCCGTGAAATATCCATGTTGGGTATAATGCTGCTGGCTGTTTCCATGTACCTGTTCTCTATACTGGACCGTGGCAGCGATATCTGGTCCGTTATTACAGCCATGACGGTGAGGGGCCTTGGCATGGGCCTGCTGCTGGCCCCGCTGAATGCTGCCACCCTCAGTTCGGTGAGGCCTGCTGAAGTCACGATGGCATCTTCTGTGAGCACACTGATGCAACAGGTGGGCGGTGCCATAGGTATTGCTGTGCTTGCTATTATTACCCAGACAACTTACAATAACCATGTGCTGGCCGGCGCCACCTCCATGCGGGCGCATCATCTGGCATTGCGCGAAGGGTTTAACATCTCCCTGATCATCCTGCTGGTGACCCTTGTACCTGCCTGGTTTCTGCCCCGCAGAAACGTAGTACTGAAAGATGTTGATGCACATATCGATACCTGA
- a CDS encoding SusC/RagA family TonB-linked outer membrane protein has product MKFQISGWQAHALRLLSLMACWLLFICVYSLPIYAQDKTVSVKGRVISQTGEPLPGANIVVKGTTRGVTTKADGTFLLNVPANVFIKITYTGFISRELKVENTDMNNVSISLAVDKGELSEVVVVGYGTQKRSDVTGSITSINAQSLRDIPAANLTSILKGQGAGIDIQKSGGNSKPGAKPTILIRGTRSLKAGNSPLFVVDGIPYNGDINDLNPDDITSVDVLKDASSTAIYGSRGANGVILVTTKRGRSGKAVVTYSGYAGFVKPSGKYDLMNAQQYADLKKWAYWNGTQDPPLKYSGPDDPQILIDGFDAEERRQLAKGNSTDWQDLIYKTGIMTNHQVGISGGNEKTQFAASAGYYKETGVYPGQAFERFTVKVSVDHQINSIFKIGVSSLNNFSTTTGEGVNPMGQALRASPMAPAYDSTGAVINDFLSGSQKQIWNPLADFLPGATVEKRKRNGTFTTAYLDVNILPGLKYRFNGGAEIKSDNYGNFYGSKTTNNLGSLNTSENKYGSDVNYTLENLLTYDKQFGKHHVNFTGLYSLQESRGQSNNYNNNTLLSDDLQYFNSTYGLNLAGSGSESKWDIVSYMGRLNYSFKDRYLLTLTARSDGSSRLAPGNKFKGFPSAAAGWIISNEDFMRESRVFSNLKVRASYGRTGNTAINPYQTLGALKGINYNYGSTNVTGVFINTAPNAALQWEYTTTANFAVDFGLFNNRITGSAEIYSAQTSNLLLPLHLPGTSGIPGDVLVNVGKTQNRGIDVHVATVNIQGKGAGDFTWTSDLNFFINRGKITELYNGIQQDISNGWFVGQPIGAIYDYQRIGIWQNTKPDSLLALRYGQKVTGNSSVIGTIRVKDVNNDSTFSDADRTIVGSPQPKWEGGMTNRFSYKGFDLTVVMYARIGSTLNSKLYGGGFANTFQGNYNNLNVPYWTPYNSENYFPKPNQSRTQTQYNSTLGYFDGSYLKIRTLSLGYNVPGSFVQKLKARSLRVYVTAQDPFIFFSEYRNKYHGVDPESAGNINADTPATWSMLFGINLTL; this is encoded by the coding sequence ATGAAATTCCAGATCTCAGGATGGCAGGCCCATGCCCTGCGCCTGCTTTCACTCATGGCATGCTGGTTATTGTTCATCTGCGTATATTCGTTACCGATATATGCACAGGACAAGACCGTCAGCGTAAAAGGCCGCGTGATATCCCAAACCGGGGAACCGCTGCCCGGAGCCAACATCGTGGTAAAAGGCACTACCCGCGGCGTTACCACCAAAGCAGATGGCACGTTTCTGTTAAATGTGCCTGCAAACGTTTTCATAAAAATTACCTACACCGGATTCATCTCCCGTGAACTGAAAGTGGAAAACACTGACATGAACAACGTCAGCATCTCCCTGGCAGTAGATAAAGGTGAACTCAGCGAAGTAGTGGTGGTAGGTTATGGTACGCAAAAACGTTCCGACGTGACCGGCTCCATCACCTCCATCAACGCACAGTCGCTCCGCGACATACCCGCCGCCAACCTGACCTCCATCCTGAAAGGACAAGGCGCCGGCATCGATATCCAGAAGAGCGGCGGCAACAGCAAACCAGGCGCTAAACCCACCATCCTCATTCGTGGCACCCGCTCGCTCAAAGCAGGTAACTCTCCGCTGTTTGTAGTGGATGGTATCCCGTATAACGGTGATATCAACGACCTGAACCCCGATGACATCACATCGGTGGATGTACTTAAAGATGCTTCCTCTACCGCGATATATGGCTCCCGTGGCGCCAACGGCGTGATACTCGTCACCACCAAACGCGGCCGCAGCGGCAAAGCGGTTGTCACTTACAGCGGCTATGCCGGTTTCGTAAAGCCCTCCGGCAAATACGACCTCATGAACGCCCAACAGTATGCCGATCTGAAAAAATGGGCCTATTGGAACGGCACACAGGACCCTCCGCTGAAATACAGCGGCCCCGATGACCCGCAGATACTCATCGATGGCTTCGACGCAGAGGAAAGAAGACAACTCGCCAAAGGCAACAGCACCGACTGGCAAGACCTCATCTACAAAACAGGCATCATGACCAACCACCAGGTAGGCATCTCCGGTGGCAATGAAAAAACACAGTTCGCCGCCTCTGCCGGCTATTACAAAGAAACAGGCGTATACCCCGGCCAGGCCTTTGAACGCTTCACTGTGAAAGTAAGCGTGGACCATCAGATCAACAGCATCTTTAAAATAGGCGTCAGCTCCCTCAACAACTTCTCCACTACCACCGGCGAAGGCGTCAACCCCATGGGACAGGCACTGAGGGCCAGCCCCATGGCACCGGCATATGACAGCACCGGCGCTGTGATCAATGACTTCCTCTCCGGCAGCCAGAAACAAATCTGGAACCCGCTGGCCGATTTCCTCCCCGGCGCCACCGTGGAAAAAAGAAAACGCAACGGAACCTTTACCACCGCCTATCTGGACGTGAACATCCTGCCCGGACTGAAATACCGCTTCAATGGCGGCGCGGAAATCAAAAGTGATAACTACGGCAATTTCTACGGCAGCAAAACCACCAATAACCTCGGCAGCCTCAATACCAGCGAAAACAAATACGGCTCCGATGTGAACTATACCCTCGAAAACCTGTTGACCTATGATAAACAGTTCGGTAAACATCACGTAAATTTCACCGGCCTGTATAGCTTGCAGGAATCCCGCGGTCAGTCCAACAACTACAATAACAACACCCTGCTGTCTGATGACCTGCAATACTTCAACTCCACCTATGGCCTCAACCTCGCCGGCAGTGGCTCTGAAAGCAAGTGGGACATCGTTTCCTACATGGGACGCCTCAACTACAGTTTCAAAGACCGTTACCTGCTTACCCTTACCGCCCGTAGCGATGGCAGTTCCCGCCTTGCACCCGGCAATAAGTTCAAAGGATTCCCTTCTGCCGCGGCAGGATGGATCATCAGCAACGAAGACTTTATGCGGGAATCGCGCGTGTTCAGCAACCTGAAAGTCCGCGCCAGCTATGGCCGCACAGGCAATACCGCCATCAACCCCTATCAGACGCTGGGCGCATTGAAAGGCATCAACTATAACTACGGTTCTACCAATGTTACCGGTGTGTTTATCAATACCGCCCCCAACGCGGCTTTACAGTGGGAATACACCACCACGGCCAACTTCGCGGTAGATTTCGGCCTGTTCAACAACCGTATCACCGGTAGTGCGGAAATATATTCCGCACAAACCAGCAACCTGCTGCTGCCCCTGCACCTGCCCGGCACTTCCGGCATCCCCGGCGATGTGCTCGTGAACGTCGGTAAAACACAAAACAGGGGCATCGATGTACACGTCGCCACCGTGAACATACAAGGCAAAGGCGCCGGTGACTTCACCTGGACGTCAGACCTCAATTTCTTCATCAACAGAGGTAAAATCACAGAACTATACAACGGCATCCAGCAGGATATTTCCAATGGCTGGTTTGTTGGTCAGCCTATCGGCGCCATCTACGATTACCAGCGCATCGGCATCTGGCAGAATACCAAACCGGATTCACTCCTGGCACTGCGGTACGGTCAGAAAGTAACCGGCAACTCTTCTGTTATCGGCACTATCCGCGTGAAAGATGTCAACAACGACAGTACCTTCAGTGATGCCGACCGCACCATCGTAGGCTCACCGCAGCCCAAATGGGAAGGCGGGATGACCAACCGCTTCAGCTATAAAGGTTTCGATCTGACGGTGGTGATGTATGCCCGCATCGGCAGCACGCTCAACAGCAAGCTGTATGGCGGCGGTTTTGCCAATACCTTCCAGGGCAACTATAACAACCTGAATGTGCCTTACTGGACCCCTTACAACAGCGAAAACTATTTCCCGAAACCCAACCAGTCCAGAACACAAACCCAATACAACTCCACACTGGGATACTTCGACGGCAGCTATCTGAAAATCAGAACGCTGAGCCTGGGCTACAACGTGCCCGGTTCTTTCGTGCAGAAGCTGAAAGCACGGTCCCTGCGGGTATACGTCACCGCACAGGACCCGTTCATCTTCTTCTCCGAATACCGCAACAAGTACCATGGCGTAGATCCGGAATCTGCCGGCAATATCAATGCAGACACGCCGGCCACCTGGTCTATGCTCTTCGGTATAAACCTTACTTTATAA
- a CDS encoding RagB/SusD family nutrient uptake outer membrane protein — protein sequence MKKIWFAAGIFTAASLLGSCSKMLNETPRSVLVPDFYKTSQGVNAALDASYAGTRTIWGCEDYFSMTTPGTDEFKRGNDGNQNFMTYDPGLLPSDGKFKSQWNNIYTYINTCNAVIQYAPEATGITDDIRKKAIAEAKFLRANYYFVLVQLWGDVTLTTSFISGPVTSANRDPLAKVYDAIITDLKEAIPDLAPGPKGIDAGRANAAAAKHVLAKVYLTRAGSKAAKATDYQDAAATAVDLLTNAPALGLNLLPDFGSVFAEGNETNAEVLWTVQHTASLAYNGSPNQDSRTPDNMLVHLFVPQYEKIDGMARNIKDGRPYIRTVPTKWLTDTVFADRKNDTRFNKSFQTVWFCNNASSIPVWPNPLPAGAPAGAAPGKPKMKLGDTCIYMPQGKFTDAQIAASPYTLIPSNKYSIKMSPALSKYVDTKRSDMNAPSIRPLIAYRLAETYLIAAEALMQSGRTAEAVPYVNAVRERAAYPTGDKTKMDITAADLNIDFILDERSRELAGENVRWLDLVRTGTLQTRLLKHCDDNARINFKSPKHWLRPIPQDQIDATTTGTPYPQNTGW from the coding sequence ATGAAAAAGATATGGTTCGCTGCCGGTATATTCACCGCCGCTTCTCTCCTGGGAAGTTGCAGCAAAATGTTGAACGAAACACCCCGGTCCGTACTCGTACCGGATTTCTATAAAACGTCACAAGGCGTAAACGCCGCACTGGACGCCTCTTACGCAGGCACCCGCACCATCTGGGGCTGCGAAGATTATTTCTCCATGACCACGCCCGGCACCGATGAATTCAAAAGAGGCAATGACGGTAACCAGAACTTCATGACCTACGACCCGGGCCTGTTGCCCAGCGATGGCAAGTTCAAATCACAATGGAACAACATCTATACATACATCAACACCTGCAATGCAGTCATACAGTATGCGCCCGAAGCAACCGGTATTACTGATGATATCCGCAAAAAAGCTATTGCAGAAGCGAAGTTCCTGCGGGCCAACTATTACTTTGTGCTCGTACAGCTTTGGGGAGATGTGACCCTTACCACTTCCTTCATCTCCGGCCCGGTGACTTCAGCCAACAGAGACCCGCTGGCCAAAGTATACGATGCTATTATCACCGATCTGAAAGAAGCCATTCCTGACCTGGCGCCCGGCCCTAAAGGCATCGATGCCGGTCGCGCTAATGCGGCCGCCGCCAAACATGTGCTGGCTAAAGTTTACCTGACACGCGCCGGTAGCAAGGCCGCCAAAGCCACCGACTACCAGGACGCTGCGGCCACTGCTGTTGACCTGCTGACCAACGCGCCGGCATTGGGGCTCAACCTCCTGCCGGATTTCGGCAGTGTGTTCGCAGAAGGCAACGAAACCAACGCAGAAGTACTCTGGACCGTACAACATACCGCCAGCCTGGCTTACAACGGATCTCCCAACCAGGACAGCCGTACGCCGGACAATATGCTGGTACACCTGTTTGTGCCACAATACGAGAAGATAGATGGTATGGCCCGCAATATCAAAGACGGCCGTCCGTACATCCGCACCGTGCCCACCAAATGGCTGACAGACACTGTTTTTGCAGACAGGAAAAATGATACGCGCTTCAACAAAAGTTTCCAGACGGTATGGTTCTGTAACAATGCCAGCAGCATTCCGGTATGGCCTAACCCGCTGCCGGCGGGCGCTCCGGCAGGCGCTGCCCCCGGTAAGCCCAAAATGAAACTGGGAGACACCTGTATCTATATGCCGCAGGGCAAATTCACCGATGCGCAGATAGCCGCCTCGCCTTACACGCTGATACCGTCCAATAAATACTCCATCAAGATGTCGCCGGCTTTATCCAAATATGTGGATACCAAACGCTCCGATATGAACGCGCCCTCCATCCGTCCGCTGATCGCTTACCGCCTCGCGGAAACCTACCTGATAGCCGCTGAAGCGCTGATGCAGAGCGGCCGCACTGCCGAAGCAGTGCCCTATGTGAACGCTGTCAGGGAAAGAGCTGCATATCCTACCGGTGATAAAACGAAAATGGATATCACCGCAGCAGACCTGAACATCGATTTTATCCTCGATGAACGTTCCCGCGAACTGGCCGGCGAAAACGTGCGCTGGCTGGACCTCGTAAGGACAGGTACCCTGCAGACCCGGCTGCTGAAACACTGCGACGATAACGCCAGAATCAATTTCAAGTCCCCTAAACACTGGCTGCGCCCTATTCCGCAGGACCAGATAGATGCCACTACCACCGGCACGCCTTATCCGCAAAATACCGGCTGGTAA
- a CDS encoding sulfite exporter TauE/SafE family protein codes for MTILLFTLILLAGAFLAGLLGSLTGLGGGVVIIPLLTLGFHVDIRYAIGTALIASIATSSGSASAYVKEGITNIRLGMFLEIATTTGAVVGALIAVFIPTNVVAVIFGCVLIFSALMSFRKKPEAVSDEDVSKLARDLKLNGTYPSGGEMVSYKVRHVPGGYFMMTFAGVMSGLLGIGSGALKVLAMDNIMRIPFKVSTTTSNFMIGVTAAASAVVYLQRGYVSPGLCMPVVLGVLLGAFGGSRLLVKVNTKWLRIVFGVVITFLALQMIYNGINGKL; via the coding sequence ATGACGATTTTATTATTTACATTGATCCTGCTCGCCGGGGCCTTTCTGGCGGGGCTATTGGGGTCACTTACCGGGCTGGGGGGCGGTGTGGTCATTATTCCGCTGCTGACGCTTGGTTTCCACGTTGACATCCGCTATGCGATTGGCACTGCCCTGATCGCGTCTATTGCCACCTCTTCCGGTTCTGCTTCTGCTTATGTAAAAGAAGGGATTACCAACATCCGGCTGGGCATGTTCCTGGAAATAGCCACTACCACAGGCGCTGTGGTGGGCGCGCTGATAGCGGTATTTATCCCTACCAATGTGGTGGCCGTTATCTTTGGCTGCGTGCTGATCTTTTCAGCATTGATGTCTTTCCGTAAAAAACCGGAAGCTGTTTCGGATGAAGATGTGAGTAAACTGGCGCGTGACCTGAAACTGAACGGGACCTACCCTTCCGGCGGCGAGATGGTTTCCTACAAAGTGCGCCATGTTCCGGGCGGCTATTTTATGATGACGTTTGCCGGCGTGATGTCAGGATTGCTGGGTATCGGCTCCGGCGCACTGAAAGTGCTGGCGATGGACAACATCATGCGTATCCCGTTTAAGGTGTCTACCACTACCTCTAACTTCATGATCGGGGTAACAGCGGCTGCCAGTGCGGTGGTATACCTGCAACGCGGTTATGTCAGTCCCGGCTTGTGTATGCCGGTCGTACTGGGCGTACTGCTGGGTGCCTTCGGCGGCTCACGGTTGCTGGTAAAAGTCAACACCAAATGGTTACGTATAGTCTTTGGCGTAGTGATCACCTTTTTGGCGCTTCAGATGATTTACAATGGTATCAACGGAAAACTGTAG
- a CDS encoding hybrid sensor histidine kinase/response regulator yields the protein MAINSKKHILMIDDDEDDFFLVNALLQDISPDEYVLQWVSSYSEALGIIETRSHDLYLVDYRLGAHTGIDVLHHFRNLGYKAPVILFTGKGDYHIDKEAMQAGAADYLVKSEITAVGLERAIRYTLDKFTHLKAIEKSEKRYFSIFEKSNDAILLADCEHRIVAANPAAIRLLRYEEISLYNSYLGALFANESQIKAFVDQLCSEDGVVRQEFVFRTHQGQQLDVVVNASLLDEKKQLYLCIIQDITERKRKEQEKQQQEKFAITGRIARLIAHEVRNPLTNILLAVSELKTSELPETADSLLYLDIMERNCHRINQLVTELLESTRMSELNMLPQGLNVLLEKTIHLAADRLQLNDIKIVRKLREPDRQVMADEDKLIIALLNIIINGVEAMKAGDGILEVETWHESDRVFVRISDTGSGIPPENLAKMFEPFFTSKTKGTGLGLTATQNIILNHKGTIHVDSRPGEGTQFLISFPVVKAAIDQDQLL from the coding sequence ATGGCTATAAACAGCAAGAAACACATTTTAATGATCGATGATGACGAGGATGATTTTTTCCTGGTAAACGCATTGCTACAGGACATTTCGCCCGACGAATATGTTTTGCAGTGGGTGTCTTCCTACAGCGAAGCGCTGGGTATTATCGAAACCCGGTCGCACGATTTATATCTGGTGGACTATCGTTTGGGGGCGCATACGGGCATTGATGTGTTGCATCATTTCCGCAACCTGGGTTATAAAGCCCCGGTTATTCTTTTTACCGGTAAAGGAGATTACCATATCGATAAGGAAGCTATGCAGGCCGGCGCCGCGGACTATCTCGTGAAAAGCGAGATCACCGCTGTGGGACTGGAACGCGCTATCCGTTACACACTGGATAAATTCACCCACCTTAAAGCGATCGAAAAAAGCGAAAAACGCTACTTCAGTATTTTTGAAAAATCCAACGACGCCATTCTGCTGGCCGATTGCGAGCATCGTATTGTAGCCGCTAATCCGGCCGCCATCCGGTTGTTGCGTTATGAAGAGATCTCATTGTACAACAGTTACCTGGGCGCGCTGTTTGCCAATGAAAGCCAGATCAAGGCGTTTGTAGACCAGTTGTGCAGTGAAGACGGCGTGGTGCGGCAGGAGTTTGTGTTCCGCACGCATCAGGGGCAGCAGCTCGATGTAGTAGTGAATGCATCACTGCTTGATGAAAAAAAACAATTGTATCTCTGTATTATCCAGGATATCACGGAACGTAAAAGAAAAGAACAGGAAAAGCAGCAACAGGAGAAGTTTGCGATCACGGGGAGGATAGCCCGCCTGATTGCCCACGAGGTGCGTAATCCGCTGACTAATATTCTGCTGGCCGTATCTGAATTAAAAACGTCTGAGCTGCCTGAAACAGCTGATTCCCTGTTGTATCTCGATATTATGGAACGCAACTGTCACCGTATTAACCAGCTGGTGACAGAGCTGCTGGAATCTACCCGTATGTCGGAACTGAATATGTTGCCACAAGGCCTTAATGTGTTGCTGGAGAAAACCATACACCTGGCGGCAGACCGCCTGCAGCTCAATGATATCAAGATTGTCAGGAAATTACGCGAGCCCGATCGGCAAGTAATGGCTGATGAAGATAAGCTGATTATTGCGCTGCTGAACATCATCATCAATGGTGTGGAAGCGATGAAAGCGGGAGATGGCATACTCGAAGTGGAAACGTGGCATGAATCTGACCGGGTGTTTGTTCGTATAAGCGATACCGGTAGTGGCATCCCGCCGGAAAATCTGGCGAAGATGTTTGAGCCGTTTTTCACCAGTAAAACCAAAGGTACCGGCCTTGGGCTGACGGCTACCCAGAATATCATTCTTAATCATAAAGGAACGATACATGTGGACAGCCGTCCGGGTGAAGGCACGCAGTTTCTGATCAGTTTCCCGGTCGTGAAAGCTGCTATTGATCAGGATCAGCTTCTTTGA
- a CDS encoding DnaJ C-terminal domain-containing protein has translation MDVKDYYKILGVEKTATAEQIKKAYRKLAVKYHPDKNQGDKAAEDKFKEINEAYEVLSDEEKRKKYDQFGENYKYYEQHGGRPEDFDWSQYGGGGRQGGYTYSGNMEDMFGGEGGFSDFFEQLFGSRFSGGGRRQQQGPGRGRDVQATMEVSLEDAYNGATRQVEVNGSRLNIKLKPGLQEGQVIRLKGKGSPGRQGGQPGDLLITIQLSAHPQYELKGQDIHTEVPLPLYTAILGGKLTVPTPATTLSMNIPAGTDSGRIFRLKGKGMPAYDHKGTAGDLYIKAVVHIPKNLSDKEKELFQQLSQLNENGHA, from the coding sequence ATGGATGTAAAAGATTACTACAAGATACTTGGTGTAGAGAAGACAGCAACGGCGGAACAGATCAAAAAGGCATACCGGAAACTGGCGGTAAAATATCATCCTGACAAGAACCAGGGAGATAAGGCCGCTGAAGATAAATTCAAGGAGATAAACGAAGCGTATGAAGTCTTAAGTGACGAGGAGAAACGCAAAAAATACGATCAGTTCGGGGAAAACTACAAGTATTACGAGCAACACGGCGGCCGGCCGGAGGATTTTGATTGGTCGCAGTATGGCGGCGGCGGCAGACAAGGCGGTTACACCTATTCCGGCAATATGGAAGACATGTTTGGCGGAGAGGGTGGTTTTTCCGATTTTTTTGAACAGCTGTTTGGCAGCCGGTTTTCTGGAGGCGGCCGGCGGCAGCAACAAGGTCCGGGCCGTGGCCGTGATGTACAGGCCACCATGGAGGTGTCGCTGGAAGATGCCTATAATGGCGCCACCCGGCAGGTGGAGGTGAATGGCAGCCGGCTAAATATCAAGTTGAAGCCGGGGCTGCAGGAAGGACAGGTGATCCGTCTTAAGGGAAAGGGCTCACCGGGACGGCAGGGTGGCCAGCCGGGAGACCTGCTGATCACTATCCAGCTGAGCGCTCATCCACAATACGAACTCAAAGGACAGGATATTCATACCGAAGTGCCGTTACCCCTGTATACGGCCATCCTGGGTGGTAAACTGACCGTGCCTACCCCCGCCACTACCCTGAGCATGAATATCCCCGCCGGCACAGATAGCGGCAGGATATTCCGGTTAAAAGGCAAAGGCATGCCGGCATATGACCATAAAGGCACCGCCGGCGATCTGTACATTAAAGCGGTCGTGCATATTCCGAAAAACCTTTCCGACAAGGAAAAAGAACTGTTTCAGCAACTTTCACAACTAAATGAGAATGGTCATGCTTAA